A window from Primulina huaijiensis isolate GDHJ02 chromosome 11, ASM1229523v2, whole genome shotgun sequence encodes these proteins:
- the LOC140988570 gene encoding probable E3 ubiquitin-protein ligase RHA4A, which yields MEEPQTSSLPHQYPQAIQLKLYQAFIFSIPILFSIILFLLFYLFYLKRRAASGFSSTSPVLPRMINDVNVTIPSDLDLKSELKNNLCTVLFDDYHKARDLLCCVCLGEFELKEELLQVPSCKHMFHIDCIRHWLHSSSSCPLCRTPVVSDNTRNTAIESHHQYRLHDFPVNVMPVANPQQMQVLSPRQIQLQHSIMIEGSSSASGSAC from the exons ATGGAGGAACCCCAAACTTCCAGCCTGCCTCACCAGTATCCGCAAGCGATCCAACTTAAACTTTACCAGGCTTTCATATTCTCAATTCCTATCCTGTTTTCCATCATTCTTTTCCTTCTATTCTACTTGTTCTACCTCAAAAGAAGAGCAGCTTCGGGCTTCTCATCTACTTCTCCAGTTCTTCCGAGGATGATTAACGATGTAAACGTGACAATA CCATCTGATTTGGATTTGAAAAGCGAGCTGAAGAACAACCTCTGCACAGTCTTGTTTGATGATTATCACAAAGCAAGGGATCTACT GTGCTGTGTTTGCTTGGGAGAATTTGAGCTGAAAGAGGAGCTGCTCCAAGTGCCATCATGCAAGCACATGTTCCATATAGACTGCATCCGCCATTGGCTCCACTCAAGTTCATCATGCCCGCTATGTCGAACTCCAGTTGTATCTGATAATACTAGAAACACCGCTATTGAATCTCACCACCAATATCGGCTACATGATTTTCCGGTCAACGTGATGCCTGTTGCCAACCCCCAACAAATGCAGGTGCTATCACCACGGCAAATCCAGCTGCAGCACTCCATAATGATTGAGGGATCATCAAGTGCAAGTGGTAGCGCTTGCTGA